In one Streptomyces sp. NBC_01288 genomic region, the following are encoded:
- a CDS encoding nuclear transport factor 2 family protein encodes MNAVERLGVIEDLRRLMARYVYSADHHRWQDLAATFTPDGTFTPHKPDGSVWLRMEGREEIARTVGASGGPDDVLVHHLFSDEIDVDSATSAHGVWAMEDIITRPESAAVNEEFPFKGMHGYGHYHARFVKVDGSWYIAELKQTRLRLDFTH; translated from the coding sequence ATGAACGCTGTCGAGCGTCTCGGCGTCATCGAGGATCTCCGTCGCCTGATGGCCCGTTACGTCTACTCCGCGGACCACCATCGCTGGCAGGACCTGGCCGCCACGTTCACGCCGGACGGCACCTTCACCCCGCACAAGCCCGACGGGTCGGTGTGGCTGCGTATGGAGGGTCGCGAGGAGATCGCGAGGACCGTCGGCGCGAGCGGCGGTCCCGACGATGTCCTGGTCCACCACCTGTTCTCGGACGAGATCGACGTGGACTCGGCGACCTCGGCCCATGGCGTGTGGGCGATGGAGGACATCATCACCCGCCCCGAAAGCGCGGCGGTCAACGAGGAGTTCCCCTTCAAGGGCATGCACGGCTACGGCCACTACCACGCACGGTTCGTCAAGGTGGACGGCTCCTGGTACATCGCCGAGCTGAAGCAGACCCGGCTGCGCCTCGACTTCACCCACTGA
- a CDS encoding TetR/AcrR family transcriptional regulator, with translation MNRGMTAKGMATRHRIVVAAALLIREKGAAETTLDDVRAATSTSKSQLFHYFPDGRIDMLVAVARREADQVLEVQRPYLDDLTTWESWQAWREAVLCHYGELGRRCPLGSLTSELGKSSPVARTVVSDLFATWEAALLRGTGALLPDRGMAVGCARSVLAAVQGGVVLLQMTDRIDCLEAALTAAIEPMRSAASTS, from the coding sequence ATGAACCGAGGTATGACCGCCAAAGGCATGGCCACGCGGCACCGCATCGTGGTCGCGGCCGCTCTGCTGATCCGGGAGAAGGGCGCGGCGGAGACGACCCTGGACGACGTACGGGCGGCGACGTCGACGAGCAAGAGTCAGCTCTTCCACTACTTCCCGGACGGCCGGATCGACATGCTCGTGGCCGTGGCCCGGCGCGAGGCCGACCAGGTGCTGGAGGTGCAGCGGCCCTATCTGGACGACCTGACGACCTGGGAGTCCTGGCAGGCGTGGCGCGAGGCGGTGCTGTGCCACTACGGCGAGTTGGGGCGCCGCTGCCCGCTGGGGAGCCTCACCTCCGAGCTCGGTAAATCCTCCCCCGTGGCGCGAACCGTGGTCTCGGATCTGTTCGCCACGTGGGAAGCGGCTCTGCTGCGCGGCACGGGGGCGCTGCTTCCCGACCGCGGGATGGCGGTCGGCTGCGCGAGGAGTGTTCTGGCGGCTGTTCAGGGTGGCGTGGTGCTCCTGCAGATGACGGATCGCATCGACTGTCTGGAGGCCGCTCTCACGGCCGCGATCGAGCCGATGAGGTCCGCGGCGTCGACTTCATAA
- a CDS encoding SDR family NAD(P)-dependent oxidoreductase — MSMRLEGKTALVTGATSNIGRAIAEAFAREGAYVAVSGRSPERGKEVVAGIRARGGRAEFVRADLDGSAAASRTLAQEATRILGGRIDVLVNNAGIYPSATTAATDEKTFDQVYAVNVKAPFFLTAAVAPAMVEAGGGVIINLGSWIARLGIPSALYSSTKGAVETLTRAWAAEFGPQGVRVNAISPGVVLAPAPGESHPAEIMMQGTPAGRMGTPDEVANAAVYLAGDDSSFVHGIVLDVDGGRTTAAVIAK, encoded by the coding sequence ATGTCGATGCGCCTTGAGGGCAAGACCGCCCTGGTCACGGGGGCGACCAGCAACATCGGGCGAGCGATCGCGGAGGCCTTCGCTCGCGAGGGTGCGTATGTCGCCGTCTCCGGGCGCAGCCCCGAGCGGGGCAAGGAGGTCGTCGCCGGGATCCGCGCACGCGGTGGCCGTGCCGAGTTCGTGCGGGCCGACCTGGACGGCAGCGCCGCCGCCTCGCGGACGCTGGCCCAGGAGGCGACGCGGATCCTCGGCGGCCGTATCGACGTCCTGGTCAACAACGCCGGCATCTACCCCAGCGCCACCACGGCAGCCACCGACGAGAAGACCTTCGACCAGGTCTACGCCGTGAACGTGAAGGCCCCGTTCTTCCTGACCGCGGCCGTCGCCCCCGCCATGGTGGAGGCCGGCGGCGGGGTGATCATCAACCTCGGTTCCTGGATCGCGCGGCTGGGCATTCCCAGCGCCCTCTACAGTTCCACCAAGGGAGCCGTGGAGACGCTGACCCGGGCCTGGGCGGCGGAGTTCGGGCCGCAGGGGGTACGCGTGAACGCGATCTCCCCGGGCGTGGTGCTGGCGCCGGCGCCAGGGGAGAGCCACCCGGCCGAGATCATGATGCAGGGCACCCCCGCGGGCCGGATGGGCACCCCGGACGAGGTCGCGAACGCCGCCGTGTACCTGGCCGGCGACGATTCCTCGTTCGTGCACGGCATCGTGCTCGATGTCGACGGCGGCCGTACCACCGCTGCGGTCATCGCCAAATGA
- a CDS encoding glycosyltransferase translates to MTILTSQTGSTSQTGATSQTDSASQLPLRTPVSAHHREPVLDVVVPVFNEEKDLEPSVRRLHAHLSETFPYPFRITVADNASTDETPRIAAQLAAELPELEWLRLAEKGRGRALRTAWSGSRAPVLAYVDVDLSTDLAALLPLVAPLISGHSDIAIGTRLARGSRVVRGPKREAISRCYNALLRSTLAVGFSDAQCGFKAVRRDVAERLLPLVKDSGWFFDTELLVIAERAGLRIHEVPVDWVDDPDSRVDILATALADLRGIARIGRELARGTLPTAGLRRSAADGSHSTGLAAQLLRFAAVGAVSSIGYVLLYVALRPATGGQAANALALLLCALANTAANRRLTFGLRGRAGALRHQAQGLLVFTVGLALTSGSLAVLHHATPTPPRTTEVGVLVAANLAATLVRFLLFRAWVFPARRRGEPEESAEATAEESAEESAEESAEESAEESVKETTKETTI, encoded by the coding sequence ATGACAATACTGACGAGCCAGACAGGTTCGACGAGCCAGACGGGTGCGACGAGCCAGACGGATTCGGCGAGTCAACTGCCGCTCCGTACACCGGTGTCGGCACACCACCGCGAGCCGGTCCTCGACGTGGTCGTCCCCGTGTTCAACGAGGAGAAGGACCTCGAACCGAGCGTACGGCGGCTGCACGCACACCTGTCGGAGACGTTCCCGTACCCGTTCCGCATCACCGTTGCGGACAACGCCAGCACGGACGAGACCCCGCGCATAGCAGCCCAACTGGCGGCCGAACTACCTGAGTTGGAGTGGCTGAGGCTCGCCGAGAAGGGTCGGGGCCGGGCCCTGCGGACGGCCTGGTCCGGATCACGCGCACCCGTGCTCGCCTACGTCGACGTCGACCTGTCGACCGACCTCGCGGCCCTCCTCCCGCTGGTCGCCCCGCTGATCTCCGGCCATTCCGACATCGCGATCGGCACCCGCCTGGCCCGTGGCTCCCGGGTGGTGCGCGGCCCCAAGCGGGAGGCCATCTCCCGTTGCTACAACGCCCTGTTGAGGTCCACCCTCGCCGTCGGCTTCTCCGACGCGCAGTGCGGTTTCAAGGCGGTGCGGCGTGATGTCGCCGAGCGGCTGCTGCCCCTGGTGAAGGACTCGGGGTGGTTCTTCGACACCGAGTTGCTGGTGATCGCCGAACGCGCCGGACTGCGCATCCACGAAGTACCGGTCGACTGGGTGGACGACCCCGACAGTCGGGTCGACATCCTCGCCACGGCACTGGCCGACCTGCGCGGAATCGCCCGCATAGGGCGGGAGTTGGCCCGCGGCACGCTCCCGACGGCGGGACTGCGCCGGTCCGCCGCCGACGGCTCGCACTCGACCGGCCTGGCCGCCCAACTCCTGCGCTTCGCCGCCGTAGGAGCGGTGAGTTCGATCGGATACGTCCTGCTGTACGTCGCGTTGCGCCCGGCGACGGGCGGCCAGGCCGCCAACGCACTCGCCCTGCTGCTCTGCGCCCTCGCCAACACGGCCGCGAACCGCCGCCTGACCTTCGGACTGCGCGGCCGAGCCGGCGCCCTCCGCCACCAGGCCCAGGGCCTCCTGGTCTTCACGGTCGGCCTCGCCCTCACCAGCGGCTCCCTGGCCGTCCTGCACCACGCGACCCCGACACCCCCGCGCACCACGGAGGTTGGCGTCCTGGTCGCCGCGAACCTGGCCGCAACTCTCGTACGGTTCCTGCTCTTCCGGGCCTGGGTGTTCCCGGCCAGGCGTCGCGGCGAGCCGGAGGAGTCAGCGGAGGCGACGGCGGAGGAGTCAGCGGAGGAGTCAGCGGAGGAGTCAGCGGAGGAGTCAGCGGAGGAGTCAGTGAAGGAGACGACGAAGGAGACGACGATATGA
- a CDS encoding SigE family RNA polymerase sigma factor: MEQSRADGFDGFVAARWSALFHLACLLVGGDRHRAEDLLQEAMVKLWFAWPKIAEEAPEPYVRKILARAAARSARRRWWGERPVEQLPDRAEAGDVSAVVAERSRLEAALAQLPSAQRAAVVLRYYQDLPDRQVAEVLGCPVGTARSHASRGVARLRRILGDVIEPVG, from the coding sequence ATGGAACAGAGTCGGGCCGACGGGTTCGACGGGTTCGTGGCAGCGCGCTGGTCGGCGTTGTTCCATCTGGCCTGTCTGCTCGTGGGAGGCGATCGGCACCGCGCCGAGGACCTGCTTCAGGAGGCCATGGTCAAGCTCTGGTTCGCCTGGCCGAAAATCGCGGAGGAGGCACCGGAGCCGTACGTCCGCAAGATCCTGGCCCGGGCGGCGGCCCGCTCGGCGCGGCGGCGCTGGTGGGGTGAGCGCCCCGTCGAGCAACTGCCCGACCGGGCGGAGGCCGGGGACGTGTCCGCCGTGGTGGCGGAGCGCTCGCGGCTGGAGGCGGCACTGGCCCAACTGCCGTCCGCGCAACGGGCCGCCGTGGTCCTGCGCTACTACCAGGACCTGCCCGACAGGCAGGTCGCCGAAGTGCTGGGGTGTCCGGTCGGCACCGCCCGGTCCCATGCGTCACGGGGCGTGGCGCGGCTGCGCCGGATCCTCGGCGATGTCATCGAACCGGTGGGATGA
- a CDS encoding TetR/AcrR family transcriptional regulator, with amino-acid sequence MTTNEGPRPKTRERILDAAMDVFAEQGFGGATISEVERRVGLAVGKGSLYRHFPSKEALLEAAVEREVTRLRAETTQARAELPPVADPAEQRLQVYEQMLQDLRRFDRLVRLMLNEGERVPELRKAIWAALHQPVEGLPHEGDTVEAIAVAALGGYHLLSRMQGRPFNGVAQEQFLRTLVEITEAGRTSTTASTAAPTAAPTG; translated from the coding sequence ATGACGACGAACGAGGGCCCGCGGCCGAAAACGCGAGAGCGCATCCTCGATGCCGCGATGGACGTGTTCGCCGAGCAGGGCTTCGGCGGCGCCACCATCAGCGAGGTGGAGCGGCGGGTCGGCCTGGCCGTGGGGAAGGGCAGCCTGTACCGGCATTTCCCCTCGAAAGAAGCCCTGCTGGAGGCGGCCGTCGAGCGGGAGGTCACACGACTGCGGGCCGAGACGACACAGGCCCGCGCGGAGCTGCCGCCGGTGGCCGATCCGGCCGAGCAGCGACTCCAGGTGTACGAGCAGATGCTTCAGGACCTCCGTCGTTTCGACCGGCTGGTTCGACTGATGCTCAACGAGGGCGAACGCGTCCCGGAGTTGCGCAAGGCGATCTGGGCCGCGCTGCACCAACCGGTGGAGGGGCTGCCGCACGAGGGCGACACCGTGGAGGCCATCGCCGTGGCGGCGCTCGGCGGCTACCACCTGCTCTCCCGGATGCAGGGCCGGCCGTTCAACGGCGTGGCACAGGAGCAGTTCCTGCGGACCCTGGTGGAGATCACCGAGGCGGGACGTACGTCGACGACCGCATCGACCGCCGCACCGACAGCCGCACCGACGGGATAG
- a CDS encoding amidohydrolase family protein, with product MSESDTVEQLKICDVDSHVLEPPDLWTARMSKKWGDNVPHIRRTGDRDTWFIGDLRLGTAVGGQAQAGWPEPYPASPLVYADADPGAWQAEPRLGWLDRHGIHSQVLYPNMIAFHTGAILSLEPRLRLEIIQTYNDFLSEFSSTAPDRLIPLANLPWWDIEASVAELERCHALGHKGLNFGWQFEKCGLPPLRSAEWEPLLKTVEEMGWPVNFHVAFNESFAEDQGVVAAGAAPVVDTLALTAASAGAFLSNARCISELILGRICERYPTLKFVSVESGIGYVPFLLDALDWQWNSLSTHRDHPEMLLPSEYFRRQIYATFWFDPHVGPPAELYPDNFMFETDYPHSTSLSPAPNIDIKGPRETIRDNLLHLPTDLVSKLVHGNAARVYNL from the coding sequence GTGTCCGAATCGGACACTGTCGAGCAGCTCAAGATCTGTGACGTCGACTCGCACGTCCTCGAACCCCCCGACCTCTGGACCGCGCGGATGTCGAAGAAGTGGGGCGACAACGTGCCCCACATCAGGCGGACCGGCGACCGGGACACCTGGTTCATCGGTGACCTACGGCTGGGCACCGCCGTCGGCGGGCAGGCGCAGGCCGGGTGGCCGGAGCCGTATCCCGCGAGCCCGCTCGTCTACGCCGACGCCGACCCCGGCGCGTGGCAGGCCGAGCCCCGCCTCGGCTGGCTGGACCGGCACGGGATCCACTCGCAGGTGCTGTACCCGAACATGATCGCCTTCCACACGGGCGCGATCCTGTCGCTGGAGCCGCGACTCCGGCTGGAGATCATCCAGACGTACAACGACTTCCTGAGCGAGTTCAGTTCGACGGCCCCGGACCGGCTCATCCCGCTCGCCAACCTTCCCTGGTGGGACATCGAGGCGAGCGTCGCCGAACTCGAACGCTGCCACGCGCTGGGCCACAAGGGCCTCAACTTCGGCTGGCAGTTCGAGAAGTGCGGTCTGCCGCCGCTGCGTTCGGCGGAGTGGGAGCCGCTGCTCAAGACCGTCGAGGAGATGGGCTGGCCCGTCAACTTCCACGTGGCCTTCAACGAGAGCTTCGCCGAGGACCAGGGGGTCGTGGCCGCGGGCGCGGCACCCGTCGTCGACACGCTCGCCCTCACGGCGGCCTCCGCCGGGGCGTTCCTGTCGAACGCCCGCTGCATCTCGGAGCTGATCCTGGGCCGGATCTGCGAGCGCTACCCGACCTTGAAGTTCGTCTCGGTGGAGAGCGGCATCGGCTACGTCCCGTTCCTGCTCGACGCCCTCGACTGGCAGTGGAACAGCCTCTCGACGCACCGCGACCACCCGGAGATGCTCCTGCCGTCGGAGTACTTCAGGCGGCAGATCTACGCCACCTTCTGGTTCGACCCGCATGTCGGTCCGCCGGCGGAGCTGTATCCCGACAACTTCATGTTCGAGACGGACTACCCGCACTCGACGAGCCTCTCGCCCGCGCCGAACATCGACATCAAGGGTCCCCGCGAGACGATCCGCGACAATCTGCTGCATCTCCCAACAGACCTGGTGAGCAAGCTCGTTCACGGAAACGCCGCCCGCGTCTACAACCTCTGA
- a CDS encoding NAD(P)H-dependent amine dehydrogenase family protein, producing MPNDKPVPGRTYRVVQWAAGRMGTKAIRAVVDHPDLELVGLYVHSEEKKGKDAGVLAGIAPLGIPAVRDVEDVVSLEPDCVLYMQEGFELDDVTRLLSSGINIITTRNEFFYGPAMDPAIRERVEDACARGGASIHATGSSPGFSTTTMPLTLVHAMRRLDELTIDEYADIPASVGPEMITQVMGFGTPVGQDEMDPRLLRGTTVGFEQSLTALADAIGLPLEGFDVRGEFARATEPVTLSDGSVIEKGTMAAQRITVAGLRDGRPFLTFRSHWFCTQHLDKDWNIGGEGWLFTAKGDAPMRARVSFGRTDEEYSQHLAGYTAHPAVNSVPNVVEAEPGIRTVFDLRPVLPHLGTTGPTGL from the coding sequence ATGCCGAACGACAAGCCAGTACCGGGCCGGACCTACCGCGTCGTCCAGTGGGCCGCGGGCCGGATGGGAACGAAGGCCATCCGCGCCGTCGTCGACCATCCGGACCTCGAACTGGTCGGCCTCTACGTCCACTCCGAGGAGAAGAAGGGCAAGGACGCCGGCGTACTGGCGGGGATCGCCCCGCTCGGCATCCCCGCCGTGCGCGATGTCGAGGACGTCGTGTCCCTGGAGCCCGACTGCGTGCTCTACATGCAGGAGGGCTTCGAACTCGACGACGTGACACGGCTGTTGAGCAGCGGGATCAACATCATCACCACCCGCAACGAGTTCTTCTACGGCCCGGCGATGGACCCGGCGATCCGGGAGCGCGTCGAGGATGCCTGTGCGCGGGGCGGCGCGTCGATCCACGCGACCGGGAGCAGTCCCGGCTTCAGTACGACGACGATGCCGTTGACGCTCGTCCACGCGATGCGGCGGCTCGACGAACTCACCATCGACGAGTACGCCGACATCCCGGCCTCGGTGGGGCCCGAGATGATCACCCAGGTGATGGGGTTCGGTACGCCGGTCGGCCAGGACGAGATGGACCCGCGGCTGTTGCGGGGCACCACGGTGGGTTTCGAGCAGTCGCTCACCGCGTTGGCCGACGCGATCGGCCTGCCGCTCGAAGGCTTCGACGTGCGTGGGGAGTTCGCGCGCGCCACCGAGCCGGTCACGCTCTCGGACGGGTCCGTCATCGAGAAGGGCACGATGGCCGCGCAGCGGATCACGGTCGCCGGGCTGCGCGACGGCAGGCCGTTCCTCACCTTCCGGTCGCACTGGTTCTGCACCCAGCATCTCGACAAGGACTGGAACATCGGCGGCGAGGGCTGGCTGTTCACCGCGAAGGGCGACGCGCCCATGCGGGCCCGCGTCAGCTTCGGCCGGACCGACGAGGAGTACTCGCAGCACCTCGCGGGATACACCGCGCACCCGGCGGTGAACTCGGTCCCGAACGTCGTGGAGGCCGAGCCCGGCATCCGTACGGTCTTCGATCTGCGGCCCGTGCTCCCCCATCTCGGGACGACGGGGCCAACCGGCTTGTGA
- a CDS encoding SDR family NAD(P)-dependent oxidoreductase: MRGRPEFAEKVVIVTGGAGGIGRATAERFVAEGARVVVADVDAEAGASVAQSLGDRAAFRRTDVTDAQQVGELVEFTVDRFGGLHVMCNNAGVSGSLRRFLDDDLRDFQRVVSVDLFGVMLGSRYAALHMVGHGGGVIVNVASAAGIDPGTGMLPYRAAKAGVAHFTRCLAVELGEHGVRANCVAPANIATEINAAFDKAAVTRLQPLARQGRPADVAEAVLYLAGDRAAQLTGVVLPVDGGMSTGTPASRVRAPAGQDSVM, encoded by the coding sequence ATGAGGGGGCGGCCCGAGTTCGCGGAGAAGGTCGTGATCGTCACGGGCGGCGCCGGTGGCATCGGGCGGGCGACGGCCGAGCGGTTCGTGGCCGAGGGCGCGCGCGTGGTGGTCGCCGATGTGGACGCGGAGGCCGGCGCCTCCGTCGCCCAATCCCTCGGCGACCGCGCTGCGTTCCGGCGCACCGATGTCACCGACGCCCAACAGGTCGGCGAACTCGTGGAGTTCACGGTGGACCGCTTCGGCGGGCTCCACGTGATGTGCAACAACGCCGGTGTGTCGGGAAGCCTGCGCCGGTTCCTCGACGACGACCTGCGCGACTTCCAACGGGTCGTGTCCGTCGACCTGTTCGGGGTCATGCTCGGCAGCCGGTACGCCGCCCTGCACATGGTCGGGCACGGCGGTGGCGTGATCGTCAACGTGGCGTCGGCGGCCGGCATCGACCCGGGTACCGGGATGCTCCCGTACCGGGCCGCCAAGGCCGGGGTCGCGCACTTCACGAGGTGTCTCGCGGTGGAACTCGGTGAGCACGGGGTGCGGGCGAACTGCGTCGCGCCCGCCAACATCGCGACCGAGATCAACGCCGCGTTCGACAAGGCCGCGGTGACCCGGCTGCAACCCCTGGCGCGCCAGGGGCGCCCCGCCGACGTGGCCGAGGCGGTGCTCTACCTCGCCGGGGACCGGGCCGCTCAGCTCACCGGTGTCGTCCTGCCGGTCGACGGAGGCATGTCGACCGGTACGCCCGCCTCGCGGGTCCGCGCACCGGCTGGTCAAGACTCCGTCATGTGA
- a CDS encoding purple acid phosphatase family protein has translation MTTQTETPDESTQSSEGVSRRHALGLLGTAGAGAAVTPLLGAGTAQAAPLDAPAFHLTADSSGTSPVQGLHLTFGADPRTQMNVSWITDKPVNRPVVRYGTLEHGFGSSAKARTVTYVDGTSSRTVYVHHAALNRLTPDTDYLYLATHEGATPDSGTFRTAPHGRKPLTFTSFGDQSAPQVTWAANGTVGLDANSTPATKDIVTGIEQVAPLFHLLNGDLCYANLDVDRVRTWNNFFTNNTRSARFRPWMPAAGNHEIEKANGPIGLGAYQTYFALPSTETDAELAGLYYAFTAGSVRVIVLQNDDNCLQDGGDVYISGYSGGRQLAFLEKELKAARASRDTDWIVVAMHQVMVSSTDANGADLGLRQKYGPLFDRYGVDLVLCGHEHNYERSLAVRGVVSGTETLTPNPVSTATDNIDTGLGTVHMILGGGGVSGTTNQSFFKDGTGKVITSVSATPGSNGKRTSTYTQEEAVWIGVRDTEHPYGFAAFTVDPGRHAGDTTRMHVTYYNVNKPNGDLSVFENFTLHRKRSDGHR, from the coding sequence ATGACCACACAGACCGAGACACCGGACGAGTCGACGCAGTCGTCCGAGGGGGTCAGCCGACGTCACGCGCTGGGTCTCCTCGGTACGGCCGGCGCCGGCGCGGCCGTCACCCCCTTGCTGGGAGCAGGCACGGCGCAGGCCGCCCCGCTCGACGCCCCGGCATTCCACCTCACCGCGGACTCCTCCGGGACCTCCCCGGTCCAGGGCCTGCACCTCACCTTCGGCGCCGACCCGCGCACCCAGATGAACGTCTCGTGGATCACCGACAAACCGGTGAACAGACCCGTCGTGCGCTACGGCACGCTGGAGCACGGCTTCGGCTCCAGCGCCAAGGCCCGCACCGTCACCTACGTCGACGGCACCTCCAGCCGCACCGTCTACGTCCACCACGCCGCGCTGAACCGGCTCACCCCGGACACCGACTACCTCTACCTCGCCACCCACGAGGGCGCGACGCCCGACAGCGGCACGTTCCGCACCGCGCCGCACGGCCGCAAGCCGCTCACCTTCACCAGCTTCGGCGACCAGTCCGCCCCGCAGGTCACCTGGGCCGCCAACGGCACGGTCGGGCTCGACGCGAACTCCACCCCCGCCACGAAGGACATCGTCACCGGCATCGAGCAGGTCGCCCCGCTCTTCCACCTCCTCAACGGCGACCTCTGCTACGCCAACCTCGACGTCGACCGGGTGCGCACCTGGAACAACTTCTTCACCAACAACACCCGTTCGGCCCGCTTCCGCCCCTGGATGCCGGCGGCCGGCAACCACGAGATCGAGAAGGCCAACGGCCCGATCGGACTCGGCGCCTACCAGACCTACTTCGCCCTCCCGTCCACCGAGACCGACGCCGAACTCGCGGGCCTCTACTACGCGTTCACGGCCGGCTCGGTCCGGGTCATCGTGCTTCAGAACGACGACAACTGCCTCCAGGACGGCGGCGACGTCTACATCAGCGGCTACTCCGGCGGACGCCAACTCGCCTTCCTGGAGAAGGAGTTGAAGGCGGCCCGGGCCTCGCGCGACACCGACTGGATCGTCGTCGCCATGCACCAGGTCATGGTCAGCTCCACCGACGCGAACGGCGCCGACCTCGGCCTGCGCCAGAAGTACGGCCCCCTCTTCGACCGCTACGGCGTCGACCTGGTGCTGTGCGGCCACGAGCACAACTACGAGCGCTCGCTGGCCGTCCGCGGAGTCGTCAGCGGCACCGAGACGCTGACCCCCAACCCGGTCTCCACGGCCACCGACAACATCGACACCGGCCTCGGCACCGTGCACATGATCCTCGGCGGCGGCGGAGTCTCGGGCACCACGAACCAGAGCTTCTTCAAGGACGGCACCGGCAAGGTGATCACGTCCGTCTCGGCCACCCCCGGCTCCAACGGCAAGCGCACCTCCACGTACACACAGGAGGAGGCGGTCTGGATCGGCGTCCGGGACACCGAACACCCCTACGGCTTCGCCGCGTTCACCGTCGACCCGGGCCGGCACGCCGGCGACACCACCCGCATGCACGTGACCTACTACAACGTGAACAAGCCGAACGGCGACCTGTCGGTGTTCGAGAACTTCACCCTCCACCGCAAGCGTTCCGACGGCCACCGCTAG
- a CDS encoding universal stress protein produces MSSDGRARAVVGVSGSPGSLAALHRAVREARRTGAELLAVLAWEPPGGELAHGRSMLAPPVSHLRRDAADRLLAVLDAAFGEPGPGVPFQGLVVRGTAGRALVETADRPDDLLVIGAGPRGPLRALFPSVARYCVTHAACPVLTVPPSPLEGELAALHRRISLGRAVDARELTEGGG; encoded by the coding sequence ATGAGCAGTGACGGACGGGCACGTGCCGTGGTCGGAGTGAGCGGTTCGCCGGGCAGTCTGGCGGCGCTGCACCGGGCGGTGCGGGAGGCCCGTCGCACCGGTGCCGAGCTGCTGGCGGTCCTCGCGTGGGAGCCGCCCGGCGGTGAACTCGCCCACGGGCGCTCGATGTTGGCGCCCCCGGTGTCCCATCTCCGACGCGACGCGGCCGACCGGCTCCTCGCCGTGCTCGACGCGGCCTTCGGCGAGCCGGGTCCCGGGGTCCCGTTCCAGGGCCTGGTCGTCCGGGGTACGGCGGGCCGCGCCCTGGTGGAGACCGCCGACCGCCCCGACGATCTCCTGGTCATCGGCGCCGGACCGCGCGGACCGCTGCGCGCCCTGTTCCCGTCCGTCGCCCGCTACTGCGTCACCCACGCCGCGTGCCCGGTCCTGACGGTGCCGCCGTCTCCCCTGGAGGGCGAGCTGGCCGCCCTGCACCGCCGTATCTCACTGGGGCGGGCGGTGGACGCGCGGGAGCTGACGGAGGGCGGGGGCTGA